A stretch of Capsicum annuum cultivar UCD-10X-F1 unplaced genomic scaffold, UCD10Xv1.1 ctg995, whole genome shotgun sequence DNA encodes these proteins:
- the LOC124895733 gene encoding ras-related protein RABD2a isoform X3: protein MHWSSDYLFKLLLIGDSGVGKSCLLLRFADDSYLDSYISTIGVDFKIRTVEQDGKTIKLQIWDTAGQERFRTITSSYYRGAHGIIIVYDITDQESFNNVKQWLSEIDRYASENVNKLLVGNKSDLNDNRAVSYDTAKAFADEIGIPFMEASAKSATNVEQAFMAMAAEIKNRMATQPASNNAKPPTVQIRGQPVNQKSGCCSS from the exons ATGCATTGGTCAAG TGACTACTTGTTCAAACTTCTGTTGATAGGAGATTCAGGTGTTGGAAAGTCATGTCTTCTCCTGAGATTTGCC GATGACTCTTATTTGGACAGCTACATCAGCACAATTGGTGTTGACTTT AAAATACGTACTGTGGAGCAAGATGGGAAGACTATTAAACTTCAAATT TGGGACACTGCTGGACAAGAACGTTTCAGGACAATCACAAGTAGTTACTACCGTGGGGCACATGGCATAATA atagtttatgaTATAACTGATCAAGAAAGCTTCAACAATGTTAAGCAATGGTTGAGTGAAATTGATCGCTATGCAAGCGAAAATGTAAACAAGCTTTTGGTTGGAAACAAGTCTGACTTGAATGATAACCGAGCAGTGTCGTACGATACAGCAAAG GCATTTGCTGATGAAATTGGCATTCCATTTATGGAGGCTAGTGCAAAGAGTGCCACTAATGTTGAGCAAGCTTTCATGGCAATGGCAGCTGAGATAAAGAATAG GATGGCAACACAGCCAGCATCAAACAATGCAAAGCCACCCACCGTGCAGATACGCGGACAACCTGTTAACCAAAAAAGTGGCTGCTGTTCTTCTTAG
- the LOC124895733 gene encoding ras-related protein RABD2a isoform X1, translating into MNPEYDYLFKLLLIGDSGVGKSCLLLRFADDSYLDSYISTIGVDFKIRTVEQDGKTIKLQIWDTAGQERFRTITSSYYRGAHGIIIVYDITDQESFNNVKQWLSEIDRYASENVNKLLVGNKSDLNDNRAVSYDTAKAFADEIGIPFMEASAKSATNVEQAFMAMAAEIKNRMATQPASNNAKPPTVQIRGQPVNQKSGCCSS; encoded by the exons ATGAATCCCGAATA TGACTACTTGTTCAAACTTCTGTTGATAGGAGATTCAGGTGTTGGAAAGTCATGTCTTCTCCTGAGATTTGCC GATGACTCTTATTTGGACAGCTACATCAGCACAATTGGTGTTGACTTT AAAATACGTACTGTGGAGCAAGATGGGAAGACTATTAAACTTCAAATT TGGGACACTGCTGGACAAGAACGTTTCAGGACAATCACAAGTAGTTACTACCGTGGGGCACATGGCATAATA atagtttatgaTATAACTGATCAAGAAAGCTTCAACAATGTTAAGCAATGGTTGAGTGAAATTGATCGCTATGCAAGCGAAAATGTAAACAAGCTTTTGGTTGGAAACAAGTCTGACTTGAATGATAACCGAGCAGTGTCGTACGATACAGCAAAG GCATTTGCTGATGAAATTGGCATTCCATTTATGGAGGCTAGTGCAAAGAGTGCCACTAATGTTGAGCAAGCTTTCATGGCAATGGCAGCTGAGATAAAGAATAG GATGGCAACACAGCCAGCATCAAACAATGCAAAGCCACCCACCGTGCAGATACGCGGACAACCTGTTAACCAAAAAAGTGGCTGCTGTTCTTCTTAG
- the LOC124895733 gene encoding ras-related protein RABD2a isoform X2, which yields MNSEYDYLFKLLLIGDSGVGKSCLLLRFADDSYLDSYISTIGVDFKIRTVEQDGKTIKLQIWDTAGQERFRTITSSYYRGAHGIIIVYDITDQESFNNVKQWLSEIDRYASENVNKLLVGNKSDLNDNRAVSYDTAKAFADEIGIPFMEASAKSATNVEQAFMAMAAEIKNRMATQPASNNAKPPTVQIRGQPVNQKSGCCSS from the exons ATGAATTCCGAATA TGACTACTTGTTCAAACTTCTGTTGATAGGAGATTCAGGTGTTGGAAAGTCATGTCTTCTCCTGAGATTTGCC GATGACTCTTATTTGGACAGCTACATCAGCACAATTGGTGTTGACTTT AAAATACGTACTGTGGAGCAAGATGGGAAGACTATTAAACTTCAAATT TGGGACACTGCTGGACAAGAACGTTTCAGGACAATCACAAGTAGTTACTACCGTGGGGCACATGGCATAATA atagtttatgaTATAACTGATCAAGAAAGCTTCAACAATGTTAAGCAATGGTTGAGTGAAATTGATCGCTATGCAAGCGAAAATGTAAACAAGCTTTTGGTTGGAAACAAGTCTGACTTGAATGATAACCGAGCAGTGTCGTACGATACAGCAAAG GCATTTGCTGATGAAATTGGCATTCCATTTATGGAGGCTAGTGCAAAGAGTGCCACTAATGTTGAGCAAGCTTTCATGGCAATGGCAGCTGAGATAAAGAATAG GATGGCAACACAGCCAGCATCAAACAATGCAAAGCCACCCACCGTGCAGATACGCGGACAACCTGTTAACCAAAAAAGTGGCTGCTGTTCTTCTTAG